One genomic window of Paenibacillus xylanilyticus includes the following:
- the queA gene encoding tRNA preQ1(34) S-adenosylmethionine ribosyltransferase-isomerase QueA — protein MNVNLYDFELPEQLIAQTPLLDRTASRLLTLNKENGEVNHRSFPDIINFLEPGDTLVLNDTRVLPARLFGTKEDTGAKAEVLLLKNVEGDRWEALVKPGKRLKAGSVIVFGDELKAVIDEEGEMGARTLTFSYNGIFQEILDRLGEMPLPPYIKETLDDRERYQTVYAKHEGSAAAPTAGLHFTDQLLDQIRAKGVNVTFITLHVGLGTFRPMSVDVVEEHEMHEEYYSMSQETANLINETKKRGNRVFAVGTTSCRTLETVGSKFEDGVLQESSGWTKIFIYPGYNFKVIDGMLTNFHLPKSTLVMLVSALAGREHIMNAYEQAIQEKYRFFSFGDAMLIY, from the coding sequence ATGAATGTGAACTTATATGATTTTGAATTACCAGAGCAGTTGATTGCACAGACGCCTTTGCTTGATCGTACGGCATCGCGGCTGCTGACATTGAACAAGGAGAACGGTGAGGTTAACCATCGCTCGTTCCCGGATATCATCAACTTTCTAGAGCCTGGCGACACATTGGTATTGAATGACACACGGGTATTGCCAGCGAGACTGTTCGGTACAAAAGAAGATACCGGAGCCAAAGCAGAGGTACTTTTGCTGAAAAATGTGGAAGGCGACCGCTGGGAAGCTCTTGTTAAACCAGGGAAGAGGCTAAAAGCCGGTTCAGTTATTGTATTCGGTGATGAGCTTAAGGCTGTCATTGATGAAGAAGGCGAAATGGGTGCACGTACCCTCACATTCTCCTATAACGGAATCTTCCAGGAGATCCTGGATCGTTTGGGCGAGATGCCATTGCCTCCTTATATTAAAGAGACTCTGGATGATCGCGAAAGATACCAGACGGTGTATGCAAAGCACGAAGGATCAGCAGCGGCTCCAACAGCTGGGCTGCATTTTACGGATCAGCTGCTGGATCAGATCCGTGCCAAAGGCGTCAATGTTACTTTCATTACGCTTCATGTTGGTCTCGGAACATTCCGCCCAATGTCTGTTGATGTTGTGGAAGAGCATGAGATGCACGAAGAGTATTACTCCATGTCTCAGGAAACGGCGAACCTGATTAACGAAACGAAGAAACGTGGTAACCGTGTATTTGCAGTAGGAACGACGAGCTGTCGAACGCTTGAAACGGTAGGCAGCAAGTTCGAAGATGGGGTGCTTCAGGAGAGCAGCGGCTGGACCAAAATCTTTATCTACCCAGGTTACAATTTCAAAGTTATAGATGGCATGCTTACAAACTTTCATCTGCCGAAATCGACACTTGTTATGTTAGTTAGTGCACTAGCAGGCAGAGAACATATCATGAATGCATATGAGCAGGCGATTCAAGAGAAATACCGCTTTTTCAGTTTTGGCGATGCCATGTTAATCTATTGA